The Puntigrus tetrazona isolate hp1 chromosome 16, ASM1883169v1, whole genome shotgun sequence genome includes a region encoding these proteins:
- the pik3r4 gene encoding phosphoinositide 3-kinase regulatory subunit 4 isoform X1 — translation MGNQLAGIAPSQILSVDSYFSDIHDYEYDKSLGSTRFFKVARAKHREGLVVVKVFAIQDPSLPLTSYKQELEELKIRLHSCQNCLPFQKATLTEKAAILFRQYVRDNLYDRISTRPFLNNVEKKWIAFQLLNAVDQAHKSGVRHGDIKTENVMVTSWNWVLLTDFASFKPTYLPEDNPADFNYFFDTSRRRTCYIAPERFVDGSMFATESDQTTPLVDLSSNSQRTKGELKQPMDIFSAGCVIAELFTEGVPLFDLSQLLAYRKGHFQTEQVLMKIEDCSIRELVAQMVQREPEKRLTAEEYLKQQRGKAFPEIFYTFLQPYMAQFAKETFQSADERVLVIRKNLENILNNLCSGGQTGKTEKQEKASQEISLSKEQGLVVLVSVITSCLQTLRFCDSKLAALELILHLAGRLNVEILLDRITPYLLHFCNDSMPRVRAEAVCTLTKVLALVKEVPRNDVNIYPEYILPGIAHLAQDEATIVRLAYAENIAHLAETALRFLELVQENNLSSEQDLNGEDTEETLHPNENYDSELQALHEMVQQKVVTLLSDPENIVKQTLMENGITRLCVFFGRQKANDVLLSHMITFLNDKNDWHLRGAFFDSIVGVAAYVGWQSSSILKPLLQQGLSDAEEFVIYKALNALTCMCQLGLLQKPHIYEFVSDIAPFLCHPNLWIRYGAVGFITVVAQHLNIADVYCKLMPHLNPFITQPIIQIDKEIVLLSVLKEPVSRSIFDYALRSKDIGSLFRHLLLRQKKRNGSIPECPVPEDPAIAQLLKKLLSQGMTEAEEDKLLALKDFMLKSNKAKANIIDQSHLSDGAHSGVIDLGTLGITGRQVDLIKPKQESEDKRDFIPSASARKHTKQDSNLNEEWKSMFGSLDPPSSAQTPSTVPNVLVPSGGGEPNGTLAEERLRSESSSQTLNLPHVPSSAQIPESGAVQSRKTTAFPTIQVVQSVSGASTYQRRITTCKAELQQLVQQKREQCNAERMAKQMMESAEWESKPPLPGWHPKGLLVAHLHEHKSAVNRIRVSDEHSIFATCSNDGTVKIWDSQKMEGKTTTTRSVLTYSRIGGHVKTLTFCQGSHYLAVASDNGSIQLLAVEANKPPKSPKVQPCQTRFLDPKDEGCAVDVHHFNSGAQTVLAYATVNGFLVGWDLRSNSNAWTLRHDLRLGLITSFAVDMHQCWLCVGTSNGTMACWDMRFQLPISSHSHPARARIRRLLMHPLYQSSVIAAVQGNNEVSMWDMETGDRKFTLWASSAPPLSEMQPSPHSVHGIYCSPADGNPLLLTAGSDMRIRFWDLAYPERSYIVAGGANDSLHCPSVFYNRKIIEGTEVVQEIHSKQKSGSTEDTPRRGPESLPVGHHDIITDIATFQTTQGFIVTSSRDGIVKVWK, via the exons ATGGGGAACCAGCTGGCTGGAATTGCTCCATCACAGATTCTTTCTGTAGACAGTTACTTCTCTGACATCCACGATTACGAATATGACAAAAGTCTTGGCAGTACACGGTTTTTCAAAGTGGCCCGTGCGAAACATAGAGAAGGACTGGTTGTGGTCAAGGTCTTTGCGATCCAAGACCCCTCTCTGCCCCTGACGAGCTACAAACAAGAGCTGGAGGAGCTGAAAATCAGACTACACTCCTGTCAGAACTGTCTGCCTTTTCAGAAAGCCACACTTACTGAGAAAGCAGCCATACTATTCCGGCAGTATGTTCGGGATAATTTGTACGACCGTATCAGCACACGACCATTCCTCAACAATGTGGAGAAGAAGTGGATCGCCTTCCAGCTCCTCAATGCTGTAGACCAGGCCCATAAATCTGGTGTGCGTCATGGTGACATTAAAACAGAGAACGTTATGGTGACGAGCTGGAACTGGGTGCTTCTCACAGACTTTGCTAGTTTTAAACCTACATACTTGCCTGAAGACAACCCTGCAGATTTCAACTATTTCTTTGACACGTCCAGGAGGAGAACGTGCTATATTGCACCGGAGAGATTTGTAGATGGCAGTATGTTTGCCACAGAAAGTGACCAGACAACTCCACTCGTGGACCTCTCCAGCAATAGCCAGAGGACCAAGGGAGAACTCAAACAGCCCATGGACATCTTCTCAGCTG GTTGTGTGATTGCGGAGTTGTTTACAGAGGGTGTCCCGCTCTTTGACCTCTCACAATTGCTGGCTTACCGTAAAGGACATTTCCAAACCGAACAAGTGCTGATGAAAATTGAAGATTGCAGTATTAGAGAACTG GTGGCACAAATGGTGCAGCGAGAACCGGAGAAGCGTCTGACAGCTGAAGAATATCTGAAGCAGCAGCGAGGCAAAGCTTTTCCAGAAATCTTTTATACCTTCCTTCAGCCCTACATGGCTCAGTTTGCCAAGGAGACTTTTCAGTCTGCTGACGAAAGGGTGTTAGTCATTCGTAAGAACCTGGAGAACATCCTCAATAACTTGTGCAGTGGCGGTCAAACAGGGAAGACTGAAAAACAGGAGAAGGCATCTCAGGAGATTAGTTTATCCAAGGAACAAGGGCTTGTGGTGCTGGTTTCAGTGATCACATCTTGTCTGCAGACACTACGTTTCTGCGACTCCAAGCTGGCAGCGCTGGAGCTGATTCTTCATCTGGCAGGTCGGCTGAATGTGGAGATACTTCTGGACAGGATTACACCTTACTTACTGCACTTCTGCAATGACTCTATGCCACGCGTCAGGGCTGAAGCCGTCTGCACGCTGACTAAAGTGCTGGCATTGGTAAAGGAGGTTCCTCGCAATGATGTGAATATTTACCCAGAATACATTCTACCTGGGATCGCCCACTTGGCCCAAGATGAAGCCACAATTGTCAGACTTGCTTATGCAG AGAACATAGCACACTTGGCGGAGACAGCGCTTCGCTTCCTGGAGCTGGTGCAGGAGAATAATTTGAGCTCTGAACAAGACCTCAATGGAGAGGACACAGAAGAAACTCTTCACCCCAATGAGAACTATGATTCAG AGCTGCAGGCCTTGCATGAAATGGTTCAGCAGAAGGTGGTGACTTTACTGAGCGACCCTGAGAACATTGTCAAACAGACGCTGATGGAGAACGGCATCACTCGCCTCTGCGTGTTCTTTGGGAGGCAGAAAGCCAATGATGTCCTTTTGTCTCACATGATCACCTTCCTTAATGACAAGAACGACTGGCATCTCCGTGGAGCTTTCTTTGACAGCATAGTTG GTGTAGCAGCATATGTGGGCTGGCAGAGTTCCTCCATCCTGAAGCCTCTTCTGCAGCAAGGCCTGAGTGACGCTGAGGAGTTTGTCATTTATAAAGCTCTCAATGCTCTCACTTGCATGTGTCAGCTGGGGCTACTGCAGAAACCTCACATATACGAGTTTGTCAGTGATATTG CTCCTTTCTTGTGTCACCCCAATCTGTGGATCCGCTATGGAGCTGTGGGTTTCATCACTGTTGTCGCTCAGCACCTCAACATTGCTGACGTCTACTGCAAACTCATGCCCCATCTAAACCCTTTCATCACACAGCCTATTATACAG ATTGATAAGGAGATTGTGTTACTCAGTGTGCTGAAAGAGCCTGTAAGTCGCTCTATCTTTGACTATGCGCTGCGTTCCAAAGATATCGGAAGCCTCTTCAGACACCTTTTACTTCGCCAAAAAAAGCGCAACGGTTCCATCCCAGAATGCCCTGTTCCCGAGGATCCCGCAATTGCCCAGCTACTTAAGAAACTTCTTTCACAg GGGATGACAGAGGCTGAGGAGGACAAGCTCTTAGCTCTGAAAGATTTCATGCTCAAGTCCAACAAGGCCAAAGCCAACATCATCGACCAGAGCCACCTGAGTGATGGAGCCCACAGCGGAGTCATTGACCTTGGTACACTGGGCATCACTGGTCGACAAGTGGACCTCATCAAGCCCAAGCAGGAATCTGAAGACAAGAGAG aCTTCATCCCCTCTGCCTCTG CTCGCAAACATACGAAACAGGACTCCAACTTGAACGAGGAGTGGAAGAGCATGTTTGGTTCTCTGGACCCTCCCAGCTCGGCGCAGACACCTTCGACGGTACCTAATGTTCTAGTTCCGAGCGGTGGTGGGGAGCCCAACGGAACTCTGGCCGAAGAGCGCCTGCGATCTGAGAGTTCCTCACAGACTCTTAACCTCCCTCATGTTCCATCCTCAGCCCAG ATTCCTGAAAGTGGAGCTGTGCAGTCCAGGAAAACCACAGCGTTCCCTACTATTCAAGTGGTGCAGTCTGTAAGCGGGGCGTCCACGTACCAGCGTCGCATCACCACATGCAAGGCAGAGCTACAGCAGCTGGTGCAGCAGAAAAGAGAGCAGTGCAATGCAGAACGCATGGCCAAACAGATGATGGAGAGTGCAGAGTGGGAGAGCAAGCCTCCACTGCCAG GGTGGCATCCAAAAGGTCTTCTAGTGGCCCATCTCCACGAGCACAAATCTGCTGTGAACCGAATCAGAGTCTCCGACGAGCACTCCATCTTTGCTACATGCTCCAATGATGGCACTGTAAAGATCTGGGACAGCCAGAAAATGGAGGGCAAGACAACAACCACAAG GTCTGTGCTGACATATTCTCGGATTGGAGGCCATGTCAAAACACTGACCTTTTGTCAGGGGTCACATTACCTTGCAGTTGCATCAGATAATGGTTCAATCCAGCTTCTTGCAGTTGAGGCAAACAAGCCGCCCAAATCACCCAAAGTCCAGCCCTGTCAGACCAG GTTCCTGGATCCAAAGGATGAGGGCTGTGCGGTGGACGTACATCACTTTAACTCAGGGGCACAGACAGTTCTGGCCTACGCGACTGTGAACGGTTTTTTGGTGGGTTGGGATCTCCGCAGCAATAGCAATGCCTGGACCCTCCGCCACGACCTGCGCCTAGGCCTCATCACTTCCTTTGCTGTGGACATGCACCAGTGTTGGCTGTGTGTGG GCACAAGTAATGGCACAATGGCTTGCTGGGATATGCGTTTTCAGTTGCCAATTTCCAGCCACTCCCACCCAGCCCGAGCGAGAATCAGACGCCTGCTGATGCATCCACTCTACCAATCCTCTGTCATTGCAg CTGTCCAAGGTAACAACGAGGTGTCCATGTGGGATATGGAGACTGGAGACAGGAAGTTCACCCTGTGGGCTAGCTCTGCACCTCCGCTTTCAGAAATGCAG CCCTCTCCTCACAGTGTTCATGGGATATACTGCAGCCCTGCTGATGGCAACCCTCTCCTACTTACAGCTGGATCTGACATGAGAATCAG GTTTTGGGATTTGGCCTACCCTGAGAGGTCCTACATCGTTGCAGGAGGTGCAAACGACTCGCTTCACTGCCCCTCTGTGTTCTATAACCGCAAGATCATAGAAGGAACAGAAGTAGTACAG GAAATCCACAGTAAACAGAAGAGCGGATCCACTGAGGACACACCCCGCCGTGGCCCAGAATCCCTTCCTGTGGGTCACCACGACATCATTACTGATATTGCGACTTTCCAGACCACCCAGGGCTTTATAGTCACCTCTTCTAGAGATGGCATTGTCAAAGTCTGGAAGTAA
- the pik3r4 gene encoding phosphoinositide 3-kinase regulatory subunit 4 isoform X3 encodes MGNQLAGIAPSQILSVDSYFSDIHDYEYDKSLGSTRFFKVARAKHREGLVVVKVFAIQDPSLPLTSYKQELEELKIRLHSCQNCLPFQKATLTEKAAILFRQYVRDNLYDRISTRPFLNNVEKKWIAFQLLNAVDQAHKSGVRHGDIKTENVMVTSWNWVLLTDFASFKPTYLPEDNPADFNYFFDTSRRRTCYIAPERFVDGSMFATESDQTTPLVDLSSNSQRTKGELKQPMDIFSAGCVIAELFTEGVPLFDLSQLLAYRKGHFQTEQVLMKIEDCSIRELVAQMVQREPEKRLTAEEYLKQQRGKAFPEIFYTFLQPYMAQFAKETFQSADERVLVIRKNLENILNNLCSGGQTGKTEKQEKASQEISLSKEQGLVVLVSVITSCLQTLRFCDSKLAALELILHLAGRLNVEILLDRITPYLLHFCNDSMPRVRAEAVCTLTKVLALVKEVPRNDVNIYPEYILPGIAHLAQDEATIVRLAYAENIAHLAETALRFLELVQENNLSSEQDLNGEDTEETLHPNENYDSELQALHEMVQQKVVTLLSDPENIVKQTLMENGITRLCVFFGRQKANDVLLSHMITFLNDKNDWHLRGAFFDSIVGVAAYVGWQSSSILKPLLQQGLSDAEEFVIYKALNALTCMCQLGLLQKPHIYEFVSDIAPFLCHPNLWIRYGAVGFITVVAQHLNIADVYCKLMPHLNPFITQPIIQIDKEIVLLSVLKEPVSRSIFDYALRSKDIGSLFRHLLLRQKKRNGSIPECPVPEDPAIAQLLKKLLSQGMTEAEEDKLLALKDFMLKSNKAKANIIDQSHLSDGAHSGVIDLGTLGITGRQVDLIKPKQESEDKRDFIPSASARKHTKQDSNLNEEWKSMFGSLDPPSSAQTPSTIPESGAVQSRKTTAFPTIQVVQSVSGASTYQRRITTCKAELQQLVQQKREQCNAERMAKQMMESAEWESKPPLPGWHPKGLLVAHLHEHKSAVNRIRVSDEHSIFATCSNDGTVKIWDSQKMEGKTTTTRSVLTYSRIGGHVKTLTFCQGSHYLAVASDNGSIQLLAVEANKPPKSPKVQPCQTRFLDPKDEGCAVDVHHFNSGAQTVLAYATVNGFLVGWDLRSNSNAWTLRHDLRLGLITSFAVDMHQCWLCVGTSNGTMACWDMRFQLPISSHSHPARARIRRLLMHPLYQSSVIAAVQGNNEVSMWDMETGDRKFTLWASSAPPLSEMQPSPHSVHGIYCSPADGNPLLLTAGSDMRIRFWDLAYPERSYIVAGGANDSLHCPSVFYNRKIIEGTEVVQEIHSKQKSGSTEDTPRRGPESLPVGHHDIITDIATFQTTQGFIVTSSRDGIVKVWK; translated from the exons ATGGGGAACCAGCTGGCTGGAATTGCTCCATCACAGATTCTTTCTGTAGACAGTTACTTCTCTGACATCCACGATTACGAATATGACAAAAGTCTTGGCAGTACACGGTTTTTCAAAGTGGCCCGTGCGAAACATAGAGAAGGACTGGTTGTGGTCAAGGTCTTTGCGATCCAAGACCCCTCTCTGCCCCTGACGAGCTACAAACAAGAGCTGGAGGAGCTGAAAATCAGACTACACTCCTGTCAGAACTGTCTGCCTTTTCAGAAAGCCACACTTACTGAGAAAGCAGCCATACTATTCCGGCAGTATGTTCGGGATAATTTGTACGACCGTATCAGCACACGACCATTCCTCAACAATGTGGAGAAGAAGTGGATCGCCTTCCAGCTCCTCAATGCTGTAGACCAGGCCCATAAATCTGGTGTGCGTCATGGTGACATTAAAACAGAGAACGTTATGGTGACGAGCTGGAACTGGGTGCTTCTCACAGACTTTGCTAGTTTTAAACCTACATACTTGCCTGAAGACAACCCTGCAGATTTCAACTATTTCTTTGACACGTCCAGGAGGAGAACGTGCTATATTGCACCGGAGAGATTTGTAGATGGCAGTATGTTTGCCACAGAAAGTGACCAGACAACTCCACTCGTGGACCTCTCCAGCAATAGCCAGAGGACCAAGGGAGAACTCAAACAGCCCATGGACATCTTCTCAGCTG GTTGTGTGATTGCGGAGTTGTTTACAGAGGGTGTCCCGCTCTTTGACCTCTCACAATTGCTGGCTTACCGTAAAGGACATTTCCAAACCGAACAAGTGCTGATGAAAATTGAAGATTGCAGTATTAGAGAACTG GTGGCACAAATGGTGCAGCGAGAACCGGAGAAGCGTCTGACAGCTGAAGAATATCTGAAGCAGCAGCGAGGCAAAGCTTTTCCAGAAATCTTTTATACCTTCCTTCAGCCCTACATGGCTCAGTTTGCCAAGGAGACTTTTCAGTCTGCTGACGAAAGGGTGTTAGTCATTCGTAAGAACCTGGAGAACATCCTCAATAACTTGTGCAGTGGCGGTCAAACAGGGAAGACTGAAAAACAGGAGAAGGCATCTCAGGAGATTAGTTTATCCAAGGAACAAGGGCTTGTGGTGCTGGTTTCAGTGATCACATCTTGTCTGCAGACACTACGTTTCTGCGACTCCAAGCTGGCAGCGCTGGAGCTGATTCTTCATCTGGCAGGTCGGCTGAATGTGGAGATACTTCTGGACAGGATTACACCTTACTTACTGCACTTCTGCAATGACTCTATGCCACGCGTCAGGGCTGAAGCCGTCTGCACGCTGACTAAAGTGCTGGCATTGGTAAAGGAGGTTCCTCGCAATGATGTGAATATTTACCCAGAATACATTCTACCTGGGATCGCCCACTTGGCCCAAGATGAAGCCACAATTGTCAGACTTGCTTATGCAG AGAACATAGCACACTTGGCGGAGACAGCGCTTCGCTTCCTGGAGCTGGTGCAGGAGAATAATTTGAGCTCTGAACAAGACCTCAATGGAGAGGACACAGAAGAAACTCTTCACCCCAATGAGAACTATGATTCAG AGCTGCAGGCCTTGCATGAAATGGTTCAGCAGAAGGTGGTGACTTTACTGAGCGACCCTGAGAACATTGTCAAACAGACGCTGATGGAGAACGGCATCACTCGCCTCTGCGTGTTCTTTGGGAGGCAGAAAGCCAATGATGTCCTTTTGTCTCACATGATCACCTTCCTTAATGACAAGAACGACTGGCATCTCCGTGGAGCTTTCTTTGACAGCATAGTTG GTGTAGCAGCATATGTGGGCTGGCAGAGTTCCTCCATCCTGAAGCCTCTTCTGCAGCAAGGCCTGAGTGACGCTGAGGAGTTTGTCATTTATAAAGCTCTCAATGCTCTCACTTGCATGTGTCAGCTGGGGCTACTGCAGAAACCTCACATATACGAGTTTGTCAGTGATATTG CTCCTTTCTTGTGTCACCCCAATCTGTGGATCCGCTATGGAGCTGTGGGTTTCATCACTGTTGTCGCTCAGCACCTCAACATTGCTGACGTCTACTGCAAACTCATGCCCCATCTAAACCCTTTCATCACACAGCCTATTATACAG ATTGATAAGGAGATTGTGTTACTCAGTGTGCTGAAAGAGCCTGTAAGTCGCTCTATCTTTGACTATGCGCTGCGTTCCAAAGATATCGGAAGCCTCTTCAGACACCTTTTACTTCGCCAAAAAAAGCGCAACGGTTCCATCCCAGAATGCCCTGTTCCCGAGGATCCCGCAATTGCCCAGCTACTTAAGAAACTTCTTTCACAg GGGATGACAGAGGCTGAGGAGGACAAGCTCTTAGCTCTGAAAGATTTCATGCTCAAGTCCAACAAGGCCAAAGCCAACATCATCGACCAGAGCCACCTGAGTGATGGAGCCCACAGCGGAGTCATTGACCTTGGTACACTGGGCATCACTGGTCGACAAGTGGACCTCATCAAGCCCAAGCAGGAATCTGAAGACAAGAGAG aCTTCATCCCCTCTGCCTCTG CTCGCAAACATACGAAACAGGACTCCAACTTGAACGAGGAGTGGAAGAGCATGTTTGGTTCTCTGGACCCTCCCAGCTCGGCGCAGACACCTTCGACG ATTCCTGAAAGTGGAGCTGTGCAGTCCAGGAAAACCACAGCGTTCCCTACTATTCAAGTGGTGCAGTCTGTAAGCGGGGCGTCCACGTACCAGCGTCGCATCACCACATGCAAGGCAGAGCTACAGCAGCTGGTGCAGCAGAAAAGAGAGCAGTGCAATGCAGAACGCATGGCCAAACAGATGATGGAGAGTGCAGAGTGGGAGAGCAAGCCTCCACTGCCAG GGTGGCATCCAAAAGGTCTTCTAGTGGCCCATCTCCACGAGCACAAATCTGCTGTGAACCGAATCAGAGTCTCCGACGAGCACTCCATCTTTGCTACATGCTCCAATGATGGCACTGTAAAGATCTGGGACAGCCAGAAAATGGAGGGCAAGACAACAACCACAAG GTCTGTGCTGACATATTCTCGGATTGGAGGCCATGTCAAAACACTGACCTTTTGTCAGGGGTCACATTACCTTGCAGTTGCATCAGATAATGGTTCAATCCAGCTTCTTGCAGTTGAGGCAAACAAGCCGCCCAAATCACCCAAAGTCCAGCCCTGTCAGACCAG GTTCCTGGATCCAAAGGATGAGGGCTGTGCGGTGGACGTACATCACTTTAACTCAGGGGCACAGACAGTTCTGGCCTACGCGACTGTGAACGGTTTTTTGGTGGGTTGGGATCTCCGCAGCAATAGCAATGCCTGGACCCTCCGCCACGACCTGCGCCTAGGCCTCATCACTTCCTTTGCTGTGGACATGCACCAGTGTTGGCTGTGTGTGG GCACAAGTAATGGCACAATGGCTTGCTGGGATATGCGTTTTCAGTTGCCAATTTCCAGCCACTCCCACCCAGCCCGAGCGAGAATCAGACGCCTGCTGATGCATCCACTCTACCAATCCTCTGTCATTGCAg CTGTCCAAGGTAACAACGAGGTGTCCATGTGGGATATGGAGACTGGAGACAGGAAGTTCACCCTGTGGGCTAGCTCTGCACCTCCGCTTTCAGAAATGCAG CCCTCTCCTCACAGTGTTCATGGGATATACTGCAGCCCTGCTGATGGCAACCCTCTCCTACTTACAGCTGGATCTGACATGAGAATCAG GTTTTGGGATTTGGCCTACCCTGAGAGGTCCTACATCGTTGCAGGAGGTGCAAACGACTCGCTTCACTGCCCCTCTGTGTTCTATAACCGCAAGATCATAGAAGGAACAGAAGTAGTACAG GAAATCCACAGTAAACAGAAGAGCGGATCCACTGAGGACACACCCCGCCGTGGCCCAGAATCCCTTCCTGTGGGTCACCACGACATCATTACTGATATTGCGACTTTCCAGACCACCCAGGGCTTTATAGTCACCTCTTCTAGAGATGGCATTGTCAAAGTCTGGAAGTAA